The Gammaproteobacteria bacterium genome has a segment encoding these proteins:
- a CDS encoding MFS transporter: MIATPVSRFAFPTLFAVVFIDLVGFGIVIPLVPFYAERLGAGPELITLIIALHALFQAVAMPLWGVLSDRLGRRPVLLVSMLGHAGSYLLMGFADSLWLLALARTLSGVTSANLATAYAYITDITAPDQRAAAMGKISAAFGLGFAVGPAIGGVLAGGTTMEDANLMRPAIAAALFSLASAAAIFAFLPETRHAGASGAPPRDRRGVLTDFGRVTRRPVITLMLSLALMVVTFMAVRESIFPLWAHYQLGFNARELGITLGYTGLLISAIQFTAMGPLAERFSELGLVKAAVVLFAGAWVGLALSRNMLACLAALTLQGFGTAFFQSCMQSLISKRAGADERGLVLGVYQSTSALARFIGQAIAGTLYGQIGMNAPFLIGAAFMVPAMWLALRIRRRIDTPPLAARGST; the protein is encoded by the coding sequence ATGATCGCGACCCCCGTGTCCCGTTTCGCCTTCCCCACCCTGTTCGCCGTCGTGTTCATCGACCTGGTGGGCTTTGGCATCGTCATTCCCCTGGTGCCGTTCTACGCCGAACGACTCGGCGCCGGACCGGAACTGATTACTCTGATCATCGCCCTGCACGCATTGTTCCAGGCCGTGGCCATGCCGCTGTGGGGCGTGCTGAGCGATCGCCTCGGGCGGCGACCGGTGCTGCTCGTCAGCATGCTGGGGCACGCCGGCTCGTACCTGCTGATGGGCTTTGCCGACTCGCTCTGGCTGCTCGCGCTCGCCCGCACCCTGAGCGGCGTGACATCCGCCAACCTCGCCACCGCCTACGCCTATATAACCGACATCACTGCGCCCGACCAGCGGGCGGCCGCCATGGGCAAGATCTCGGCGGCGTTCGGGCTGGGCTTTGCCGTCGGCCCGGCCATCGGCGGCGTGCTCGCCGGCGGGACCACGATGGAGGACGCCAACCTCATGCGTCCCGCCATTGCGGCGGCGCTGTTCTCGCTGGCTTCCGCCGCAGCGATCTTCGCGTTCCTGCCGGAAACGCGCCACGCGGGGGCGAGTGGCGCACCGCCTCGCGACCGGCGCGGCGTCCTCACGGATTTCGGCCGCGTCACGCGCCGGCCCGTCATCACGCTGATGCTGAGCCTCGCCCTGATGGTCGTCACGTTCATGGCGGTGCGCGAGTCCATCTTCCCGCTGTGGGCGCACTACCAGCTCGGCTTCAACGCGCGCGAACTCGGCATCACGCTCGGTTACACGGGGCTGCTGATCAGCGCGATCCAGTTCACCGCGATGGGTCCGCTCGCCGAGCGTTTCAGCGAACTCGGGCTGGTCAAGGCGGCAGTCGTGCTGTTTGCCGGGGCCTGGGTCGGTCTGGCGTTGTCACGCAACATGCTGGCCTGCCTCGCGGCGCTGACGCTACAGGGCTTCGGCACCGCGTTCTTCCAGTCCTGCATGCAGAGTCTCATCTCGAAGCGAGCCGGAGCCGACGAACGCGGCCTGGTGCTCGGCGTATACCAGTCGACCAGCGCGCTGGCGCGCTTCATCGGCCAGGCCATCGCGGGCACGCTCTACGGCCAGATCGGCATGAACGCGCCGTTCCTGATTGGCGCCGCGTTCATGGTGCCGGCGATGTGGCTCGCGCTGCGCATCAGGCGGCGCATCGACACACCACCGCTCGCGGCGCGCGGCAGCACATGA